A region of Antedon mediterranea chromosome 8, ecAntMedi1.1, whole genome shotgun sequence DNA encodes the following proteins:
- the LOC140057670 gene encoding uncharacterized protein translates to MDMPNGPVHKSRTRRRVHKSGTRRRHEPNNRERSLELPSSFRRPKQVPVNSTNDSDAGTIRNSLENARSEIQRFTDLMSDYVDLADRRVKNVQEPPAGAFPGGTIDEKIQYYENRRRMYAHAYEMSLKSRKLDENAKKNLQIFPDDDFRERYFRRKEIRMKMKHEAEEEFAQLCEYIVEIRQRKFNRANSIADVQEVGNSRQNDESQALLTRRQLVGSEHRNRVMNHSAGDGATNQHQGDVMAHRDETTTPAIDGDNATVGMSNQQESTIAQPRRRRWRIRVPWLRRIWRWARKHRRRNSRTISDAAPDNQ, encoded by the exons ATGGATATGCCAAATG gtCCTGTGCATAAGTCTAGGACCCGCCGTAGAGTGCATAAGTCTGGGACTCGTCGTAGACACGAACCGAACAACCGAGAGCGCTCTCTCGAATTACCGTCATCGTTTAGAAGACCTAAACAAGTTCCAGTAAATTCAACAAATGATTCTGATGCTGGAACAATCAGAAACTCGCTAGAAAATGCCCGTTCTGAGATTCAACGGTTTACTGATCTGATGTCCGATTACGTCGACTTAGCCGATAGACGAGTTAAAAATGTACAAGAACCACCGGCTGGTGCATTCCCCGGAGGAACGATAgatgaaaaaatacaatattatgaaaatagACGTCGGATGTATGCACACGCATACGAAATGAGTTTGAAATCAAGAAAACTTGATGAAAATGCGAAGAAGAATTTACAGATTTTCCCAGATGACGATTTTAGAGAGAGATATTTTCGGAGAAAAGAAATTAGGATGAAAATGAAACACGAAGCGGAGGAAGAATTTGCACAGCTATGCGAATATATAGTTGAAATCAGGCAACGTAAATTTAATCGTGCTAATAGTATAGCCGATGTTCAAGAAGTAGGAAATTCCCGCCAAAATGATGAATCACAAGCGTTACTGACTAGACGACAGTTAGTTGGGAGCGAACATAGAAATAGAGTAATGAATCATAGTGCTGGTGATGGAGCAACGAACCAACACCAAGGAGATGTAATGGCACATCGTGACGAGACCACGACACCAGCCATCGATGGTGATAACGCAACAGTAGGCATGAGTAATCAACAGGAAAGTACTATTGCCCAACCTCGCCGCCGCCGTTGGCGAATTCGTGTGCCGTGGCTTCGACGGATCTGGCGATGGGCACGCAAGCATCGACGGCGAAACAGCAGAACTATCTCGGATGCTGCACCAGACAATCAATAG